In one Bactrocera tryoni isolate S06 chromosome 5, CSIRO_BtryS06_freeze2, whole genome shotgun sequence genomic region, the following are encoded:
- the LOC120778945 gene encoding X-linked retinitis pigmentosa GTPase regulator isoform X2 has translation MDIPNTGAIFTLGKSYLAENTQSYFYIKNDPVKRLISGPHQSAVICESGRLFVWGENHYGQLGIGSPSNQNGNNNKNHNSTSHGDIITKPTCVKSLKTLGLKIADVAFGNDWSIILTHSNELFYTGRNIFPSESNVARNFSVATVADEQCQIIRKPFRIEDLDECLSKNEDAECYTHVLAGDEHFVLMTSFGRLIGWGSNQNYQLGMPAGHTVQKPHEINLGAAVQQFVCGPESTLVLTTTGKLYFTGHLNDFVFSQFTELQQNLGPTEQIIFMHISKTNDIFIVTNAGSIYRSIESVRTKSLIFQRFYDYDSEENGPIWKLLKGFSFYAVLTKANKFYTTFSESGHHLKTFREISKFKNLRLLDVAVGNKHILVHGIPRSSTVSTSVGGSIEPHRFASRTFVMPPTLVNGTGAKSWSRVNSATKAESKDGGKVEAEDKKLEDANSNVMANGANNEPTEVAEKNTEIKTVADQHNGNVNETKAEVTRSTSATSTTKTDEQKTQEKEPENVEKNIEANGVAENNGNVTKQTETNGNLEMSDNEPVKEAKLVMAATAALVHNEAKSPTNSIKSIRSIKSAHSVKFSPTALSKKASPATDKLLRPHTPYPDSSTTGSTPTTIKKTTPLRNFSYEAAMDHDHIDSTSPVLMDSLENISESTEGEREHKNALASSAALPFEEDEQLTVEINTTTDPLNSTIVVNEIRFINNGVDVTDNVKAASLEREDTESTLDSLEEQAEGITSKSNETLNNLSQGHNSDMEEVGGGGEEIKNTMQKIEDNAKEVTHKIGTKVDEADTAVKNIVESKLEKVNDAASEIKDDLAQQAAQIDEDIKTTKTELKTNAEKVGETITDKMENAAKKAATAATDVRDTVETAAKRAAAGARDAVETMGDNAKRVANDTKTTVESIGSSAKRAATGAKNAVGNVFIKMSDGTKDAVDSVAAKIASEVSGAKENINTMFQSKTLKPTPVEEDAVSSASEAASKGGLKTNTTTNGEDDERTTASVNSTQNSTGNPFESNNPFENDEFDDVVERGKKAMQVEINTVHRQVAEEIKDAEKETSKVRKFFSEMRGISCRNEKSVAVDG, from the exons AAAGTGGACGATTATTTGTTTGGGGTGAAAATCACTACGGTCAACTGGGTATTGGCAGTCCGTCCAACCAAAAtggcaacaataataaaaaccacAATAGCACTAGTCATGGCGATATTATTACGAAGCCAACATGCGTGAAATCGTTGAAAACGCTGGGTTTGAAAATAGCCGACGTCGCTTTCGGCAACGATTGGTCCATAATACTCACAC ATTCAAATGAACTGTTCTACACGGGTCGCAACATCTTTCCAAGCGAATCGAATGTGGCGCGCAATTTCAGTGTGGCCACCGTGGCGGATGAGCAATGTCAAATTATACGCAAGCCATTTCGAATTGAAGACCTGGACGAGTGTCTGTCGAAGAATGAGGATGCTGAGTGTTACACGCATGTCTTAGCGGGCGATGAGCACTTTGTGCTGATGACCA GTTTTGGTCGCCTTATTGGCTGGGGTTCGAACCAAAATTACCAGCTTGGAATGCCCGCCGGCCACACAGTGCAGAAACCGCATGAAATAAATCTCGGCGCGGCGGTGCAGCAATTTGTTTGTGGACCCGAGTCGACGCTGGTGCTCACCACCACGGGCAAGCTGTATTTTACCGGCCATCTCAATGACTTTGTATTCTCACAATTTACCGAGCTACAACAGAATCTTGGACCAACGGAGCAAATTATATTCATGCACATTTCGAAAACGAATGACATATTTATAGTGACCAATGCCGGCAGCATTTATCGCAGTATCGAGTCGGTGCGTACGAAAAGTCTAATATTTCAGCGATTCTACGACTATGATAGCGAAGAAAACGGACCGATTTGGAAACTGCtgaagggcttttccttctaTGCCGTGCTCACGAAAGCGAATAAGTTTTACACAACATTCTCGGAGAGCGGTCATCATTTGAAGACGTTTCGTGAgatttcgaaattcaaaaatttacgtCTACTAGACGTGGCAGTGGGTAATAAACATATATTGGTGCATGGCATACCGCGTTCATCAACGGTCTCAACAAGCGTGGGCGGCAGCATTGAACCACATCGTTTTGCGAGCCGAACCTTCGTAATGCCGCCGACTTTGGTGAATGGTACCGGTGCTAAAAGCTGGAGTCGGGTGAACAGTGCAACAAAAGCTGAGAGTAAAGATGGTGGCAAGGTTGAGGCAGAGGACAAAAAATTGGAGGATGCGAATAGCAATGTGATGGCAAATGGCGCAAATAATGAACCGACTGAAGTGGCAGAGAAAAATACAGAAATCAAAACAGTTGCTGACCAACATAATGGAAATGTAAATGAAACGAAGGCAGAAGTCACTAGGTCTACAAGCGCTAcgagtacaacaaaaacagatGAGCAAAAGACACAAGAAAAAGAACCTGAAAACGTCGAGAAAAATATAGAGGCGAATGGCGTTGCGGAAAATAATGGCAACGTTACAAAACAAACTGAAACTAACGGTAATCTGGAGATGAGCGATAATGAGCCTGTTAAGGAAGCCAAACTTGTAATGGCTGCCACAGCTGCTTTGGTGCACAATGAAGCAAAATCACCGACGAACTCGATCAAATCTATTAGATCTATAAAATCAGCACATTCCGTTAAATTTTCGCCAACAGCGCTAAGCAAAAAGGCTTCGCCGGCAACCGATAAATTGCTACGACCACACACGCCTTACCCGGACAGCAGCACAACTGGGAGTACACCGACAACCATCAAGAAGACAACGCCGTTGCGAAATTTCTCTTATGAAGCGGCAATGGATCATGACCACATTGATAGCACATCGCCTGTGCTGATGGATAGCTTGGAAAATATATCCGAAAGTACAGAAGGCGAAAGGGAGCATAAAAACG cACTGGCCTCTTCAGCTGCACTGCCATTTGAGGAGGACGAGCAATTGACAGTGGAGATTAACACAACAACTGATCCGCTAAATAGTACTATTGTAGTAAATGAAATACGTTTTATAAACAATGGAGTGGATGTGACGGACAATGTGAAGGCGGCGTCGCTTGAACGAGAGGATACCGAGAGCACGCTCGACTCGTTAGAAGAGCAAGCGGAGGGCATAACAAGTAAATCTAATGAAACTCTGAATAATTTGAGTCAAGGTCATAACTCAGATATGGAAGAAGTGGGTGGTGGCGGAGAGGAAATTAAAAACACTATGCAAAAAATCGAAGACAATGCCAAGGAGGTGACACATAAAATAGGAACTAAAGTAGATGAAGCTGATACGGCAGTAAAAAATATAGTCGAATCAAAGTTAGAGAAGGTTAACGACGCAGCAAGTGAGATAAAAGATGACTTGGCGCAACAAGCAGCACAAATAGATGAAGACATCAAAACGACAAAAACCGAGCTGAAAACAAACGCGGAAAAGGTGGGTGAAACCATAACAGATAAAATGGAAAATGCCGCCAAAAAAGCCGCTACAGCAGCCACCGATGTGCGTGATACGGTAGAAACTGCAGCCAAACGTGCTGCGGCAGGTGCACGCGACGCGGTCGAAACGATGGGTGATAACGCTAAGCGTGTGGCAAATGACACCAAGACGACAGTCGAAAGTATAGGCAGCAGCGCTAAACGCGCAGCAACGGGTGCTAAAAACGCCGTTGGCAATGTATTTATCAAAATGTCAGACGGCACTAAGGATGCGGTTGACTCTGTGGCTGCAAAAATCGCAAGCGAGGTGTCTGGTGCTAAGGAAAATATTAACACAATGTTTCAAAGCAAGACACTTAAACCCACGCCTGTGGAGGAAGATGCAGTGTCATCAGCGTCAGAGGCTGCATCCAAAGGTGGACTAAAAACTAATACAACCACCAATGGTGAGGATGATGAACGCACAACAGCATCCGTAAATTCCACGCAAAACTCTACTGGTAATCCTTTTGAAAGCAATAATCCATTTGAGAATGATGAATTTGACGATGTGGTTGAACGTGGTAAGAAAGCAATGCAGGTCGAGATCAACACCGTGCATCGACAAGTGGCTGAAGAGATAAAGGATGCGGAGAAGGAAACAAGTAAAGTGCGCAAATTTTTCAGCGAAATGCGTGGTATATCTTGCCGCAATGAAAAATCAGTGGCAGTTGATGGTTA A
- the LOC120778945 gene encoding X-linked retinitis pigmentosa GTPase regulator isoform X1 has product MDIPNTGAIFTLGKSYLAENTQSYFYIKNDPVKRLISGPHQSAVICESGRLFVWGENHYGQLGIGSPSNQNGNNNKNHNSTSHGDIITKPTCVKSLKTLGLKIADVAFGNDWSIILTHSNELFYTGRNIFPSESNVARNFSVATVADEQCQIIRKPFRIEDLDECLSKNEDAECYTHVLAGDEHFVLMTSFGRLIGWGSNQNYQLGMPAGHTVQKPHEINLGAAVQQFVCGPESTLVLTTTGKLYFTGHLNDFVFSQFTELQQNLGPTEQIIFMHISKTNDIFIVTNAGSIYRSIESVRTKSLIFQRFYDYDSEENGPIWKLLKGFSFYAVLTKANKFYTTFSESGHHLKTFREISKFKNLRLLDVAVGNKHILVHGIPRSSTVSTSVGGSIEPHRFASRTFVMPPTLVNGTGAKSWSRVNSATKAESKDGGKVEAEDKKLEDANSNVMANGANNEPTEVAEKNTEIKTVADQHNGNVNETKAEVTRSTSATSTTKTDEQKTQEKEPENVEKNIEANGVAENNGNVTKQTETNGNLEMSDNEPVKEAKLVMAATAALVHNEAKSPTNSIKSIRSIKSAHSVKFSPTALSKKASPATDKLLRPHTPYPDSSTTGSTPTTIKKTTPLRNFSYEAAMDHDHIDSTSPVLMDSLENISESTEGEREHKNALASSAALPFEEDEQLTVEINTTTDPLNSTIVVNEIRFINNGVDVTDNVKAASLEREDTESTLDSLEEQAEGITSKSNETLNNLSQGHNSDMEEVGGGGEEIKNTMQKIEDNAKEVTHKIGTKVDEADTAVKNIVESKLEKVNDAASEIKDDLAQQAAQIDEDIKTTKTELKTNAEKVGETITDKMENAAKKAATAATDVRDTVETAAKRAAAGARDAVETMGDNAKRVANDTKTTVESIGSSAKRAATGAKNAVGNVFIKMSDGTKDAVDSVAAKIASEVSGAKENINTMFQSKTLKPTPVEEDAVSSASEAASKGGLKTNTTTNGEDDERTTASVNSTQNSTGNPFESNNPFENDEFDDVVERGKKAMQVEINTVHRQVAEEIKDAEKETSKVRKFFSEMRGISCRNEKSVAVDDDPPRYSVEDKYPTPAHRDREQNNTSKVCSIL; this is encoded by the exons AAAGTGGACGATTATTTGTTTGGGGTGAAAATCACTACGGTCAACTGGGTATTGGCAGTCCGTCCAACCAAAAtggcaacaataataaaaaccacAATAGCACTAGTCATGGCGATATTATTACGAAGCCAACATGCGTGAAATCGTTGAAAACGCTGGGTTTGAAAATAGCCGACGTCGCTTTCGGCAACGATTGGTCCATAATACTCACAC ATTCAAATGAACTGTTCTACACGGGTCGCAACATCTTTCCAAGCGAATCGAATGTGGCGCGCAATTTCAGTGTGGCCACCGTGGCGGATGAGCAATGTCAAATTATACGCAAGCCATTTCGAATTGAAGACCTGGACGAGTGTCTGTCGAAGAATGAGGATGCTGAGTGTTACACGCATGTCTTAGCGGGCGATGAGCACTTTGTGCTGATGACCA GTTTTGGTCGCCTTATTGGCTGGGGTTCGAACCAAAATTACCAGCTTGGAATGCCCGCCGGCCACACAGTGCAGAAACCGCATGAAATAAATCTCGGCGCGGCGGTGCAGCAATTTGTTTGTGGACCCGAGTCGACGCTGGTGCTCACCACCACGGGCAAGCTGTATTTTACCGGCCATCTCAATGACTTTGTATTCTCACAATTTACCGAGCTACAACAGAATCTTGGACCAACGGAGCAAATTATATTCATGCACATTTCGAAAACGAATGACATATTTATAGTGACCAATGCCGGCAGCATTTATCGCAGTATCGAGTCGGTGCGTACGAAAAGTCTAATATTTCAGCGATTCTACGACTATGATAGCGAAGAAAACGGACCGATTTGGAAACTGCtgaagggcttttccttctaTGCCGTGCTCACGAAAGCGAATAAGTTTTACACAACATTCTCGGAGAGCGGTCATCATTTGAAGACGTTTCGTGAgatttcgaaattcaaaaatttacgtCTACTAGACGTGGCAGTGGGTAATAAACATATATTGGTGCATGGCATACCGCGTTCATCAACGGTCTCAACAAGCGTGGGCGGCAGCATTGAACCACATCGTTTTGCGAGCCGAACCTTCGTAATGCCGCCGACTTTGGTGAATGGTACCGGTGCTAAAAGCTGGAGTCGGGTGAACAGTGCAACAAAAGCTGAGAGTAAAGATGGTGGCAAGGTTGAGGCAGAGGACAAAAAATTGGAGGATGCGAATAGCAATGTGATGGCAAATGGCGCAAATAATGAACCGACTGAAGTGGCAGAGAAAAATACAGAAATCAAAACAGTTGCTGACCAACATAATGGAAATGTAAATGAAACGAAGGCAGAAGTCACTAGGTCTACAAGCGCTAcgagtacaacaaaaacagatGAGCAAAAGACACAAGAAAAAGAACCTGAAAACGTCGAGAAAAATATAGAGGCGAATGGCGTTGCGGAAAATAATGGCAACGTTACAAAACAAACTGAAACTAACGGTAATCTGGAGATGAGCGATAATGAGCCTGTTAAGGAAGCCAAACTTGTAATGGCTGCCACAGCTGCTTTGGTGCACAATGAAGCAAAATCACCGACGAACTCGATCAAATCTATTAGATCTATAAAATCAGCACATTCCGTTAAATTTTCGCCAACAGCGCTAAGCAAAAAGGCTTCGCCGGCAACCGATAAATTGCTACGACCACACACGCCTTACCCGGACAGCAGCACAACTGGGAGTACACCGACAACCATCAAGAAGACAACGCCGTTGCGAAATTTCTCTTATGAAGCGGCAATGGATCATGACCACATTGATAGCACATCGCCTGTGCTGATGGATAGCTTGGAAAATATATCCGAAAGTACAGAAGGCGAAAGGGAGCATAAAAACG cACTGGCCTCTTCAGCTGCACTGCCATTTGAGGAGGACGAGCAATTGACAGTGGAGATTAACACAACAACTGATCCGCTAAATAGTACTATTGTAGTAAATGAAATACGTTTTATAAACAATGGAGTGGATGTGACGGACAATGTGAAGGCGGCGTCGCTTGAACGAGAGGATACCGAGAGCACGCTCGACTCGTTAGAAGAGCAAGCGGAGGGCATAACAAGTAAATCTAATGAAACTCTGAATAATTTGAGTCAAGGTCATAACTCAGATATGGAAGAAGTGGGTGGTGGCGGAGAGGAAATTAAAAACACTATGCAAAAAATCGAAGACAATGCCAAGGAGGTGACACATAAAATAGGAACTAAAGTAGATGAAGCTGATACGGCAGTAAAAAATATAGTCGAATCAAAGTTAGAGAAGGTTAACGACGCAGCAAGTGAGATAAAAGATGACTTGGCGCAACAAGCAGCACAAATAGATGAAGACATCAAAACGACAAAAACCGAGCTGAAAACAAACGCGGAAAAGGTGGGTGAAACCATAACAGATAAAATGGAAAATGCCGCCAAAAAAGCCGCTACAGCAGCCACCGATGTGCGTGATACGGTAGAAACTGCAGCCAAACGTGCTGCGGCAGGTGCACGCGACGCGGTCGAAACGATGGGTGATAACGCTAAGCGTGTGGCAAATGACACCAAGACGACAGTCGAAAGTATAGGCAGCAGCGCTAAACGCGCAGCAACGGGTGCTAAAAACGCCGTTGGCAATGTATTTATCAAAATGTCAGACGGCACTAAGGATGCGGTTGACTCTGTGGCTGCAAAAATCGCAAGCGAGGTGTCTGGTGCTAAGGAAAATATTAACACAATGTTTCAAAGCAAGACACTTAAACCCACGCCTGTGGAGGAAGATGCAGTGTCATCAGCGTCAGAGGCTGCATCCAAAGGTGGACTAAAAACTAATACAACCACCAATGGTGAGGATGATGAACGCACAACAGCATCCGTAAATTCCACGCAAAACTCTACTGGTAATCCTTTTGAAAGCAATAATCCATTTGAGAATGATGAATTTGACGATGTGGTTGAACGTGGTAAGAAAGCAATGCAGGTCGAGATCAACACCGTGCATCGACAAGTGGCTGAAGAGATAAAGGATGCGGAGAAGGAAACAAGTAAAGTGCGCAAATTTTTCAGCGAAATGCGTGGTATATCTTGCCGCAATGAAAAATCAGTGGCAGTTGATG ATGATCCGCCACGTTATTCAGTAGAAGATAAGTATCCTACACCAGCACATCGTGACCGGGAGCAAAATAACACATCAAAAGTATGctcaatattataa
- the LOC120776490 gene encoding adult enhancer factor 1 yields the protein MHIKNLQHAHAASAAMGNCEIVIVSSSPNNAAAGTNNNNNNTNSNNNNENNTVAHHQQQQQSQQQQQQQQHQAPTTTEIPIPFNMHLAAANTEAHVAAQAAAMAAAQAAAAQAAAAEQQQASGGSNGANAATILQQHPLAHLVATAAHSPALSEHHFAAGREVVANGHSAGSSTNGGGGGGANSSGSSGGGGGHEKPFLCSVCDRRFRQLSTLTNHVKIHTGEKPYKCNVCDKTFRQSSTLTNHLKIHTGEKPFNCTYCPKNFRQLSTLTNHVKIHTGEKPFECAVCKKQFRQSSTLNNHIKIHVMDKVYVPVKIKTEEEEG from the exons ATgcacataaaaaatttgcaacatgCCCATGCGGCTTCAGCCGCTATGGGAAATTGTGAGATTGTCATTGTGTCATCGTCGCCGAACAATGCTGCAGCGGGtaccaacaataataacaacaatactaatagcaacaataataatgagAATAACACCGTAGCACAccatcagcagcaacagcaatcccaacaacaacaacagcagcagcagcaccagGCCCCAACTACAACAGAAATACCGATTCCGTTCAATATGCATCTAGCTGCTGCCAACACCGAAGCGCACGTTGCTGCTCAAGCGGCTGCTATGGCGGCGGCACAAGCGGCCGCTGCCCAGGCTGCCGCCGCTGAGCAACAGCAAGCATCGGGTGGCAGTAACGGTGCAAATGCCGCAACAATTTTGCAGCAACATCCCTTAGCGCATCTGGTAGCGACAGCAGCGCATAGTCCAGCGTTGTCAGAGCATCACTTCGCTGCCGGCCGGGAAGTGGTTGCAAACGGTCACAGTGCGGGCAGCAGTACGAACGGTGGCGGAGGCGGTGGTGCCAACAGCAGCGGCAGTAGCGGTGGCGGTGGTGGCCATGAAAAACCCTTTCTCTGCAGCGTCTGCGATCGGCGGTTTCGACAGTTAAGCACACTTACCAACCACGTAAAAATACATACCGGCGAGAAACCCTACAAATGTAACGTTTGTGATAAAACCTTTCGTCAATCGTCCACGCTAACGAATCACCTAAAAATACACACCGGCGAAAAACCATTTAATTGCACATATTGTCCGAAGAATTTCCGGCAATTAAGCACTCTAACAAATCATGTGAAAATCCATACAG GTGAGAAACCGTTCGAATGTGCCGTTTGTAAGAAACAATTCCGTCAATCTAGTACACTTAACAACCATATAAAGATACATGTTATGGACAAGGTGTACGTACCCGTTAAGATAAAGACCGAGGAGGAAGAAGGATGA
- the LOC120776491 gene encoding transcription activator MSS11-like, whose amino-acid sequence MVIAGAHQRPANHHRNVITTTIQAPVTTAAAVAAAASAANHHIHQQQQQQQQQQQQHQQLQHNHTNNNPNNGNTIIATAAAPSNAIEHFNVTSIGELSNVQLSSINAQLVGGSVTPEGNLVTMGGVVIGRIHSASLQSNGHTLQPQLRTTAQPATREELQQLGVIKVESPAAEFQNEG is encoded by the coding sequence ATGGTGATCGCTGGCGCACATCAGCGGCCCGCGAATCATCATCGCAATGTGATCACAACCACAATACAAGCAccagtaacaacagcagcagcagtggcGGCCGCCGCCTCTGCCGCCAATCATCATatacatcaacaacaacaacagcagcagcaacaacagcaacaacaccagcaactaCAACATAACCACACAAACAACAATCCGAACAATGGTAATACGATTATCGCCACCGCCGCTGCTCCGTCCAATGCAATCGAACATTTCAACGTAACATCAATTGGCGAATTGTCCAACGTGCAATTGAGCAGTATCAATGCACAGCTAGTGGGCGGTAGTGTCACACCCGAGGGTAATCTGGTGACAATGGGTGGCGTGGTCATCGGCCGTATACATTCGGCGTCTTTGCAAAGCAACGGACACACTCTGCAACCGCAATTGCGTACAACAGCACAGCCGGCCACCAGAGAGGAACTGCAACAGTTGGGCGTGATCAAGGTGGAGTCGCCAGCTGCTGAGTTTCAAAATGAGGGATGA